The proteins below come from a single Piscinibacter gummiphilus genomic window:
- a CDS encoding integration host factor subunit beta, protein MTRSDLVAKLAEQFGQLTHRDTEFAVKTILDAMSDALARGHRIEIRGFGSFSINRRPPRVGRNPRSGEQVVIPEKLVPHFKPGKALREAVDARGDALEAAAAAQAAAAASAEPSS, encoded by the coding sequence ATGACGCGCTCCGATCTCGTTGCAAAGCTGGCCGAGCAATTCGGCCAACTGACCCACCGTGACACGGAGTTCGCCGTCAAGACCATCCTGGATGCGATGTCCGATGCGCTTGCGCGCGGGCACCGCATCGAGATCCGCGGGTTCGGCAGCTTCTCGATCAACCGCCGGCCGCCGCGCGTGGGCCGCAACCCGCGCTCCGGCGAGCAGGTGGTGATCCCCGAGAAGCTGGTGCCGCATTTCAAACCGGGCAAGGCGCTTCGCGAAGCTGTCGACGCCCGTGGCGACGCATTGGAAGCTGCTGCGGCCGCGCAGGCTGCAGCGGCTGCCTCCGCCGAGCCAAGCTCCTGA
- a CDS encoding lipopolysaccharide assembly LapA domain-containing protein, translating to MRIFIWLVRAALFFVLLAFALNNQHEASLKWFFGHEWRTPMVFVVLAAFTLGCVFGVLAMVPSWWRARQAVLRQKTDEGAPGTGIDSRHTDPALPSDARLLQHEL from the coding sequence ATGCGCATCTTCATCTGGCTCGTTCGAGCCGCCCTCTTCTTCGTCCTGCTCGCCTTCGCGCTGAACAACCAGCACGAGGCCAGCCTCAAATGGTTCTTCGGCCACGAGTGGCGAACGCCCATGGTGTTCGTCGTGCTCGCGGCTTTCACGCTCGGCTGCGTGTTCGGCGTGTTGGCGATGGTGCCGAGCTGGTGGCGGGCACGGCAGGCCGTCCTGCGCCAGAAGACCGACGAGGGCGCACCGGGCACTGGCATCGATTCGCGCCACACCGACCCGGCCTTGCCCTCCGACGCACGACTGCTCCAGCATGAACTTTGA